A window of the Burkholderia sp. 9120 genome harbors these coding sequences:
- a CDS encoding LysE family translocator, translated as MFGITHFEFFIVAVFLLNVTPGPDTAYIVGRSVAQGRGAGLMSALGISAGCCVHSLACAFGLTALLAASATAFTVIKFVGAVYLMYLGVRLLLAKPAADQAAGEARAAGGAKSLRQLFLQGFWTNVLNPKVVLFFVSFFPQFVTAGSDHKAFAFLTLGAVFVVMSMLWNSFVAWIAGSVTRRFSGKQSLKKWLDRGVGSAFVGLGIKLATASR; from the coding sequence ATGTTCGGCATCACCCATTTCGAATTTTTCATCGTCGCGGTCTTTCTGTTGAACGTGACGCCCGGACCGGATACCGCTTATATCGTCGGCCGCAGCGTCGCACAGGGCCGCGGTGCGGGATTGATGTCCGCGCTCGGCATCTCGGCGGGCTGCTGCGTTCATTCGCTCGCCTGCGCGTTCGGCCTGACCGCGCTGCTGGCCGCCTCGGCCACCGCGTTCACCGTCATCAAGTTTGTCGGCGCCGTTTATCTGATGTATCTCGGTGTGCGGCTGCTTCTGGCCAAACCGGCAGCGGACCAGGCCGCGGGCGAAGCGCGTGCGGCTGGCGGCGCCAAGTCATTGCGGCAGTTGTTCCTGCAAGGCTTCTGGACCAATGTGCTGAACCCCAAGGTGGTGCTGTTCTTCGTGTCGTTCTTCCCGCAATTCGTGACGGCCGGCAGCGACCACAAAGCGTTTGCGTTCCTCACGCTCGGCGCCGTGTTCGTGGTGATGAGCATGCTCTGGAACAGTTTCGTCGCCTGGATCGCCGGTAGCGTGACGCGGCGTTTCTCCGGCAAGCAGTCGCTGAAGAAATGGCTGGATCGCGGCGTCGGCAGCGCCTTTGTCGGCTTGGGCATCAAGCTGGCCACCGCATCAAGATGA
- a CDS encoding PAS domain-containing sensor histidine kinase, which yields MLNKVRQTTSVSSIVVRVLVSTVAVTAVLLLVLLAAASANTEFFDRYYQWLYAANLVVAMIFLLVVATLVIIIIARLRKGKFGTRLLAKLAFFMALVGVVPGGIIYVVSYQFVSRSIESWFDVNVETALTSGLNLGRGMLDASLSDLQTKGRLMSEQIASADAAGTTLTLLRLRDQFGVQDATIVEPTRSMSGATPDMHVVAQASSNYATLVPNDLPTPLMIDQARGRGYAAIEGEVDGDPNEHGSKGALRLRIVQRIPDSSAALLQPTERFLQLTQPVSPTLARNADAVQRAYREYQEKALGRTGLRKMYIGTLTLALFLATFIAMMLALALGNQLARPLFLLAQGTKEVTEGDYTPKREIKSRDELGFLTQSFNAMTRQLSEARAAVENNRIALEHSKAYLESILANLTAGVFVFDRQFRLTTANRGAERIFRQPFQATMGSALDQIGVLSEFGGMVRKAFADREAASGDGHDDRGHWQQQFSIQVPGETEPLTLLVRGARLVSATDRDAEDMQTSGYVVVFDDISDVISAQRSIAWGEVARRLAHEIKNPLTPIQLSAERLQMKLADKLSPSDADVLKRGATTIVNQVAAMKQMVDNFRDYARTPPAVLAHLQLNELVSEVLTLYGIEEGKGAIQVELATLPAIRGDATQLRQVIHNLLQNAQDAVAELEHPRVLLETRTVEYGDPDAEGKVHVAVRLTVSDNGPGFPARILTRAFEPYVTTKAKGTGLGLAMVKKIVDEHGARIDIRNRMKAGDVIEGAQISILFLQLADDAAAPGAGPRPAHGGASQGKTKATVQTRAA from the coding sequence GTGCTAAATAAAGTGCGCCAAACCACCAGTGTCAGCAGCATCGTCGTGCGCGTGCTGGTGTCGACGGTCGCGGTTACGGCCGTGCTGTTGCTCGTGCTGCTCGCCGCCGCCAGCGCGAACACCGAATTCTTCGACCGCTATTACCAGTGGCTGTACGCGGCCAACCTCGTGGTCGCGATGATCTTTCTGCTGGTGGTGGCGACGCTCGTCATCATCATCATCGCGCGGCTGAGAAAGGGTAAGTTCGGCACCCGGCTACTGGCCAAACTCGCGTTCTTCATGGCGCTGGTCGGCGTGGTGCCGGGCGGGATCATTTACGTGGTCTCGTATCAGTTCGTGTCGCGCAGTATCGAATCGTGGTTCGACGTGAATGTCGAAACCGCGCTGACATCAGGCCTGAATCTCGGGCGCGGCATGCTCGACGCGTCGCTGTCCGATCTGCAGACCAAGGGGCGCCTGATGTCCGAGCAGATTGCCAGCGCGGATGCCGCCGGCACCACGCTCACGCTGCTGCGCTTGCGCGATCAGTTCGGCGTGCAGGACGCGACGATCGTCGAACCTACACGCAGCATGTCGGGCGCAACGCCGGACATGCACGTCGTCGCGCAGGCCTCGAGCAATTACGCGACGCTGGTGCCGAACGATCTGCCCACACCGTTGATGATCGATCAGGCGCGCGGTCGCGGCTATGCGGCGATTGAAGGCGAAGTCGACGGCGATCCCAACGAGCATGGCAGCAAGGGCGCTTTGCGGCTGCGCATCGTGCAGCGCATTCCCGATTCGAGTGCCGCGCTGCTGCAGCCCACCGAACGTTTCCTGCAACTCACGCAGCCGGTGTCGCCCACGCTCGCGCGTAATGCGGATGCGGTGCAGCGCGCCTATCGCGAGTATCAGGAGAAGGCGCTCGGCCGCACCGGTCTGCGCAAGATGTATATCGGCACGCTGACGCTCGCGCTGTTCCTCGCCACGTTCATCGCGATGATGCTGGCGTTGGCACTCGGCAATCAGTTGGCACGGCCGTTGTTCCTGCTCGCGCAGGGCACGAAGGAAGTGACCGAGGGCGACTACACGCCGAAGCGCGAAATCAAGTCGCGCGACGAGCTGGGCTTTCTCACGCAGTCGTTCAACGCGATGACGCGGCAGTTGTCGGAAGCGCGCGCAGCAGTCGAGAACAATCGGATCGCGCTAGAGCATTCCAAGGCGTATCTGGAGAGCATTCTCGCGAACCTGACCGCTGGCGTGTTCGTGTTCGACCGGCAATTCAGGCTTACCACCGCGAATCGCGGCGCCGAGCGGATTTTCCGTCAGCCGTTCCAGGCGACCATGGGTTCCGCGCTCGATCAGATCGGCGTGTTGAGCGAATTCGGCGGCATGGTGCGCAAGGCGTTCGCCGATCGCGAAGCGGCCAGCGGCGACGGTCACGACGACCGCGGTCATTGGCAGCAGCAGTTCTCGATTCAGGTGCCGGGCGAAACCGAACCGTTGACCTTGCTGGTGCGCGGCGCGCGTCTCGTCTCCGCCACCGACCGCGACGCCGAAGACATGCAGACCTCGGGCTACGTGGTCGTGTTCGACGATATCTCCGACGTGATCTCCGCCCAGCGATCGATCGCATGGGGCGAAGTCGCGCGGCGCCTCGCGCACGAGATCAAGAATCCGCTCACGCCGATCCAGCTCTCCGCCGAGCGTTTGCAGATGAAGCTCGCGGACAAGCTGTCGCCGTCGGATGCAGACGTGTTGAAGCGCGGCGCGACCACGATCGTCAACCAGGTCGCCGCGATGAAGCAGATGGTCGACAATTTCCGCGACTACGCGCGCACGCCGCCGGCGGTGCTCGCGCATTTGCAGTTGAACGAACTGGTCAGCGAAGTGCTGACGCTGTACGGTATCGAAGAAGGCAAGGGCGCGATCCAGGTGGAGCTCGCAACTTTGCCGGCGATCCGCGGCGACGCGACGCAATTGCGCCAGGTGATTCACAACCTGCTGCAGAACGCGCAGGATGCGGTAGCCGAACTCGAGCATCCACGTGTCTTGCTCGAAACGAGGACAGTAGAATACGGAGACCCCGACGCGGAAGGCAAAGTCCATGTCGCGGTGCGTCTGACCGTGTCGGATAACGGACCGGGCTTCCCCGCGCGTATCCTCACACGGGCATTCGAACCTTACGTGACGACCAAGGCCAAAGGTACGGGTCTGGGTCTTGCGATGGTCAAGAAGATCGTCGACGAACACGGCGCGCGCATCGACATTCGCAATCGCATGAAAGCGGGCGACGTGATCGAAGGCGCGCAGATATCGATCCTCTTCCTTCAGTTGGCAGACGACGCCGCGGCGCCCGGAGCCGGGCCGCGTCCGGCGCACGGTGGTGCGTCGCAGGGAAAGACAAAAGCAACAGTGCAGACAAGGGCAGCGTAA
- the queC gene encoding 7-cyano-7-deazaguanine synthase QueC has protein sequence MIRKDAKRSALVLFSGGQDSATCLAWALERYDTVETLGFDYGQRHRVELECREGFRDAVMRAFPAWADRLGDDHMIDLSVLGSISDTAMTREIEIEATANGLPNTFVPGRNLMFMTIAAAIAYRRGLQVLVGGMCETDFSGYPDCRDDTMKALQVALNLGMDTRFLLETPLMWLDKADTWRLAHELGGDELVELVRVETHTCYVGERSELHAWGFGCGECPACRLRKRGYEAYLSGEKVTEPPV, from the coding sequence GTGATCCGCAAAGACGCTAAACGTAGCGCTCTGGTGCTGTTTTCCGGCGGCCAGGATTCCGCCACGTGCCTCGCCTGGGCACTCGAACGCTACGACACGGTCGAGACGCTCGGCTTCGATTACGGTCAGCGGCATCGCGTCGAGCTCGAATGCCGGGAAGGATTTCGCGACGCTGTCATGCGCGCATTTCCGGCATGGGCCGACCGCCTCGGCGACGATCACATGATCGACCTGTCGGTGCTCGGTTCGATCAGCGATACCGCCATGACGCGCGAGATCGAGATCGAAGCCACGGCCAACGGCTTGCCGAACACGTTCGTGCCGGGCCGCAATCTGATGTTCATGACCATCGCCGCGGCCATTGCTTATCGGCGCGGTTTGCAAGTGCTGGTGGGCGGCATGTGCGAGACGGATTTCTCGGGCTATCCCGATTGCCGCGACGACACGATGAAGGCGTTGCAGGTCGCGTTGAACCTCGGTATGGACACGCGTTTCCTGCTCGAAACGCCGTTGATGTGGCTCGACAAGGCCGACACATGGCGCCTCGCGCATGAGCTGGGCGGTGACGAACTGGTCGAGCTGGTGCGCGTCGAAACGCATACCTGCTACGTCGGCGAACGCTCCGAATTGCACGCGTGGGGTTTCGGCTGTGGCGAGTGCCCGGCGTGCCGTCTGCGCAAGCGTGGGTATGAAGCGTATCTGTCTGGCGAGAAGGTCACCGAGCCGCCGGTTTGA
- the def gene encoding peptide deformylase, which yields MALLNILNYPDKRLHKIAKPVAAVNDRIRRLVKDMAETMYAAPGVGLAATQVDVHERVIVIDVSDDHNELLAFINPEIIWSSDERKLSEEGCLSVPGIYDNVERAEQVRVRALNEKGETFELDCEGLLAVCIQHEMDHLMGRVFVEYLSSLKQTRIKSKMKKLAHAM from the coding sequence ATGGCTTTACTGAACATCCTCAATTACCCGGACAAACGGCTGCACAAGATCGCGAAGCCGGTCGCGGCGGTCAACGACCGCATTCGCCGCCTCGTCAAAGACATGGCTGAAACCATGTACGCCGCGCCCGGTGTCGGCCTTGCCGCGACCCAGGTCGACGTGCACGAGCGCGTGATCGTGATCGACGTGTCGGACGATCACAACGAACTGCTCGCGTTCATCAACCCGGAAATCATCTGGTCGAGCGACGAAAGAAAGCTGTCGGAAGAGGGTTGCCTGTCGGTGCCGGGTATTTACGACAATGTCGAGCGCGCCGAGCAAGTGCGCGTGCGGGCGTTGAACGAGAAGGGCGAAACCTTCGAGCTGGATTGCGAAGGCCTGCTCGCGGTGTGCATCCAGCACGAAATGGATCACCTGATGGGCCGCGTGTTCGTCGAGTACCTGTCGTCGCTGAAGCAAACGCGCATCAAGAGCAAGATGAAAAAGCTCGCCCACGCGATGTAA
- a CDS encoding DUF4390 domain-containing protein, translated as MTIKRFFPLRLAAVLWIALAVWLAAPGAAHADPIAVQRASLQSDNTGWNLDARFDFDLNSNLEDAVNKGIPLYFTTDFELSRPRWYWFDEQPVSVSQSIRLSFQPLTREYRVSSVSSGGLQLGFQTLKDALAVIKHITSWHVIDRNDVHAGETYNASVRMQLDIALMPKPFQIDAVNNRDWSLSSEWKRFTFTVTERAK; from the coding sequence GTGACCATCAAACGCTTCTTCCCGCTTCGGCTCGCTGCCGTGCTCTGGATCGCGCTGGCCGTCTGGCTTGCCGCACCGGGCGCGGCGCACGCCGACCCGATCGCGGTGCAGCGCGCGTCGCTGCAATCGGACAACACCGGCTGGAATCTCGACGCGCGTTTCGACTTCGACCTGAACAGCAATCTCGAAGACGCGGTCAATAAAGGCATTCCGCTTTACTTCACGACCGACTTCGAATTAAGCCGGCCGCGCTGGTACTGGTTCGACGAGCAGCCGGTCAGCGTGTCGCAAAGCATTCGCCTGTCGTTCCAGCCGCTCACGCGTGAATACCGTGTATCGAGCGTGTCGTCCGGCGGCTTGCAGCTCGGCTTCCAGACCTTGAAAGATGCGCTCGCGGTGATCAAGCACATCACGTCGTGGCATGTGATCGACCGCAACGACGTGCACGCCGGCGAGACGTACAACGCGTCGGTGCGTATGCAACTCGACATCGCGCTGATGCCCAAGCCGTTCCAGATCGACGCGGTGAACAACCGCGACTGGAGCCTTTCATCCGAGTGGAAGCGTTTTACCTTCACGGTGACCGAACGTGCTAAATAA
- the rsmB gene encoding 16S rRNA (cytosine(967)-C(5))-methyltransferase RsmB, whose product MTPKPSSRSASPSTRPRESRLSLLHLAPESLAFALDCAGQAVGAVRLGAALPAALQAVFVSAPEGTAAAARGAVQDIAYRTMRRLATAEWLIAKLVKKAPPPHVGHVLACALALLVDDEASAAYTPFTVVDQAVGAISARREFAFAKGLVNAVLRSFLRERESLLAAAQADEVARWNYPSWWIDAVKRAWPDAWQAVLAAGNTQGPLTLRVNARHSTVDAYLQVLQNHHISASKAGDYAVKLATPMPVDRIPGFSEGIVSVQDAGAQLAAPLLGVRDGMRVLDACAAPGGKTGHLLELANLQLIALESDASRARRIGENLQRLKLEAEVRIGDAGAPAQWHDDLDQPFDRILADVPCSASGIVRRHPDIRWLRRASDIPALVAEQRRILDALWPLVKTGGELLYVTCSIFPEEGELQAQWFGDKYQDAVRLDAPGQLLPSVARAPADTSAGSLAGQLVEERAGANSDHDGFFYARFQKR is encoded by the coding sequence ATGACCCCAAAGCCTTCTTCGCGTTCTGCTTCCCCATCGACGCGACCGCGCGAATCCCGTTTGTCGCTGCTGCACCTTGCGCCCGAATCGCTCGCGTTCGCGCTCGACTGCGCGGGCCAGGCGGTCGGCGCCGTGCGTCTCGGCGCGGCTTTGCCGGCCGCGCTGCAAGCCGTCTTCGTCTCCGCGCCTGAAGGCACTGCCGCCGCCGCGCGCGGCGCGGTGCAGGACATCGCGTACCGCACGATGCGGCGTCTCGCCACCGCCGAGTGGCTGATCGCGAAGCTGGTGAAGAAAGCGCCGCCGCCGCACGTCGGTCATGTGCTTGCCTGCGCGCTCGCGCTACTCGTCGACGACGAAGCGAGCGCCGCGTACACGCCGTTCACGGTGGTCGATCAGGCGGTCGGCGCCATCAGCGCGCGGCGTGAATTCGCATTTGCCAAGGGGCTCGTCAACGCGGTGCTGCGCAGTTTCCTGCGTGAGCGCGAGTCCCTGCTCGCCGCTGCGCAAGCCGACGAAGTGGCCCGCTGGAACTACCCGTCGTGGTGGATCGACGCGGTGAAACGCGCCTGGCCGGATGCCTGGCAGGCGGTGCTCGCCGCCGGCAACACGCAAGGGCCGCTCACCTTGCGCGTGAACGCCCGTCACTCGACGGTCGACGCCTATCTGCAAGTGCTGCAGAACCATCACATTTCCGCGAGCAAAGCCGGCGACTATGCCGTCAAGCTCGCCACGCCGATGCCGGTAGACCGCATTCCCGGCTTTAGCGAGGGCATCGTTTCGGTGCAGGACGCCGGCGCGCAACTCGCCGCACCGCTGCTCGGCGTGCGCGACGGCATGCGCGTGCTCGACGCCTGCGCGGCGCCTGGCGGCAAGACCGGTCATCTGCTCGAACTCGCCAATCTCCAGCTCATCGCGCTCGAAAGCGATGCGTCGCGCGCGCGGCGTATCGGCGAAAACTTGCAGCGGCTAAAGCTCGAAGCGGAAGTGCGTATCGGCGACGCCGGCGCACCCGCGCAGTGGCATGACGACCTCGACCAGCCGTTCGACCGCATTCTCGCCGACGTGCCGTGCTCGGCGTCGGGCATCGTGCGGCGTCATCCGGACATTCGCTGGCTGCGTCGCGCGTCGGATATTCCCGCGCTGGTCGCGGAACAACGCCGTATTCTCGACGCGCTGTGGCCGCTCGTGAAAACTGGCGGCGAGTTGCTTTACGTTACGTGTTCGATCTTCCCCGAAGAAGGCGAGTTGCAGGCGCAGTGGTTTGGAGACAAGTACCAGGATGCGGTACGATTGGACGCGCCGGGGCAACTTCTCCCTTCAGTCGCCCGCGCGCCCGCCGACACCTCGGCCGGTTCCCTTGCCGGACAACTCGTTGAAGAGCGCGCCGGCGCGAACTCAGACCACGACGGATTTTTCTACGCGCGCTTTCAGAAACGGTGA
- the fmt gene encoding methionyl-tRNA formyltransferase has protein sequence MSHSLRVIFAGTPEFAAAALAAIHSAGFPVPLVLTQPDRPAGRGMKLQASPVKRYAEEHGLAVAQPPSLRRAGKYPEEATAAIEKLRATPHDVMVVAAYGLILPQEVLDIPRLGCINIHASLLPRWRGAAPIHRAIEAGDAETGITLMQMDVGLDTGAMISEARTFISGDDTTATLHDRLAQDGAKLIVEALIELERSGKLAAMPQPADGVTYAEKIGKQEAALDWRRPATVLARQVRAFDPFPGGLGTLEDGTSIKIWAAVPAISASAEGDNAPGTITEVFAEGVLVACGEGALRLTQLQKPGGKRLPVREFLAGSTLAVGQRFQLPEAK, from the coding sequence ATGAGTCATTCGTTGCGCGTCATCTTTGCCGGTACGCCGGAGTTCGCCGCGGCCGCACTGGCCGCGATCCATAGCGCCGGCTTTCCGGTGCCGCTCGTACTGACCCAGCCGGACCGTCCGGCCGGGCGCGGCATGAAATTGCAGGCGAGCCCGGTCAAGCGTTACGCCGAGGAGCACGGGCTGGCTGTCGCGCAACCGCCTTCGTTGCGCCGCGCCGGCAAGTATCCCGAAGAGGCGACCGCCGCGATCGAAAAACTGCGCGCCACGCCGCATGACGTGATGGTCGTGGCCGCTTACGGTCTGATCCTGCCGCAGGAAGTGCTCGATATTCCGCGGTTGGGCTGCATCAACATTCACGCTTCGTTGCTGCCGCGCTGGCGCGGCGCGGCGCCGATCCACCGCGCGATCGAAGCAGGCGACGCTGAAACCGGCATTACGCTGATGCAGATGGACGTTGGCCTCGACACCGGCGCGATGATCTCGGAGGCCCGCACCTTTATTTCCGGCGACGACACCACGGCCACGTTGCACGACCGTCTGGCGCAAGACGGCGCGAAGCTGATCGTCGAGGCGCTGATCGAGCTTGAGCGCAGCGGCAAGCTGGCCGCCATGCCGCAACCGGCGGACGGCGTGACCTACGCGGAAAAGATCGGCAAGCAGGAAGCCGCGCTCGACTGGCGCCGCCCGGCCACGGTCCTCGCGCGCCAGGTCCGTGCGTTCGACCCGTTCCCCGGCGGGCTCGGCACGCTGGAAGACGGCACCTCGATCAAAATCTGGGCGGCGGTTCCCGCGATTTCCGCCAGCGCAGAGGGCGACAACGCACCCGGCACGATCACCGAAGTGTTCGCCGAAGGCGTGCTGGTGGCCTGTGGCGAAGGTGCGCTGCGTCTCACGCAGTTGCAGAAACCCGGCGGCAAGCGCCTGCCGGTGCGCGAATTTCTGGCCGGCTCGACGCTGGCCGTGGGACAGCGTTTCCAACTCCCCGAAGCAAAATAA
- the dprA gene encoding DNA-processing protein DprA translates to MHSLPATDFEIAAWLRLSLAPGLKPAALRLLLTAFGLPEAIFDQTPAALAAVAGEAAARAALAPAGPEFDAQLDAVLAWRELPGNQVVMLDDPAYPPALLTMPDPPPLLYIKGRLDLLHTRAVALVGSRSATPQGVEDAERFARALSAAGVTIVSGLALGIDGAAHRGALEGVGGTVAVIGTGADLVYPSAHHALARQIAVQGVILSEWPLGTPARAANFPQRNRLIAGLVSGVVIVEAAMRSGSLITARLANEMGRDIFALPGSIHAPLSRGCHRIIKQGAKLVETPDEILEELGFTQRPAAKGGSAASLHAIFGDGAEQPGALPRAGATLATEHAATREDAAHAATRATASSARPPSAEAQQLLAALGHSPTTLEILAARTEMEDTALQTTLLQLELAGQVTMLPGGRFMRASHDRPRLDQG, encoded by the coding sequence ATGCACAGCTTGCCTGCAACCGATTTTGAAATCGCCGCCTGGCTGCGGCTTTCGCTCGCGCCCGGTCTGAAACCGGCGGCGCTGCGCCTGTTGTTGACCGCTTTTGGACTGCCGGAAGCGATTTTCGACCAAACACCGGCTGCGCTGGCAGCGGTCGCCGGCGAGGCCGCGGCGCGCGCGGCGCTGGCGCCAGCCGGTCCGGAATTCGACGCCCAGCTCGACGCCGTGCTCGCATGGCGCGAACTACCCGGCAACCAGGTCGTGATGCTCGACGACCCCGCCTACCCGCCCGCGCTGCTGACCATGCCCGATCCGCCACCGCTGCTATATATAAAGGGCCGGCTGGATCTGCTGCATACGCGGGCGGTAGCACTGGTGGGCAGCCGCAGCGCGACGCCGCAAGGCGTCGAAGACGCGGAGCGGTTTGCGCGGGCGTTGTCGGCAGCCGGCGTGACCATCGTGTCGGGGCTGGCGCTCGGCATCGACGGGGCCGCGCATCGGGGCGCCCTGGAAGGCGTCGGCGGGACGGTTGCCGTGATCGGCACCGGTGCGGACCTGGTGTACCCGTCGGCGCATCACGCGCTGGCGCGGCAGATCGCGGTGCAGGGCGTGATTCTCTCGGAATGGCCGCTCGGTACCCCCGCGCGCGCCGCCAACTTCCCGCAGCGCAATCGGCTGATCGCCGGATTGGTCAGCGGCGTGGTGATCGTCGAGGCGGCGATGCGCTCCGGCTCGCTGATTACCGCGCGGCTGGCCAACGAAATGGGACGCGACATCTTCGCGTTGCCGGGATCGATTCACGCGCCGCTGTCGCGCGGGTGTCATCGGATCATCAAGCAGGGGGCCAAGCTGGTGGAGACGCCGGACGAAATACTGGAAGAGCTCGGCTTCACGCAACGACCAGCCGCCAAGGGCGGTTCGGCGGCATCGCTACACGCGATTTTCGGCGACGGGGCTGAACAGCCGGGCGCGCTTCCTCGCGCCGGGGCGACCCTGGCGACGGAACACGCGGCCACTCGCGAGGACGCCGCCCACGCAGCCACACGAGCAACCGCGTCATCCGCCCGTCCGCCGAGCGCCGAGGCTCAGCAACTCCTCGCCGCGCTCGGCCATTCGCCCACCACGCTTGAAATTCTTGCCGCTCGCACCGAAATGGAGGACACCGCTTTACAGACCACCTTGCTGCAACTCGAACTCGCCGGCCAGGTGACGATGCTGCCCGGCGGCCGCTTCATGCGTGCAAGCCACGACCGACCTCGTCTTGACCAGGGTTGA
- the esaR gene encoding response regulator transcription factor EsaR — translation MATILVVDDEMGIRELLSEILSDEGHVVEAAENAQEAREFRLRQAPDLVLLDIWMPDTDGVTLLKEWAAQGQLTMPVIMMSGHATIDTAVEATKIGALNFLEKPIALQKLLKAVEQGLARGNAAGAPGGAAAKPALPVSASAVASAAALPMLSTDGMGSGALAAQTASISFDIPLRDARDAFERAYFEYHLARENGSMTRVAEKTGLERTHLYRKLKQLGVDLGKNKGE, via the coding sequence ATGGCAACCATCCTGGTGGTAGATGATGAAATGGGCATCCGGGAATTGCTCTCGGAGATCCTGAGCGACGAAGGGCATGTCGTGGAGGCCGCGGAAAACGCGCAGGAAGCGCGCGAATTCCGTTTGCGTCAGGCGCCGGATCTGGTGCTGCTCGACATCTGGATGCCCGACACCGACGGCGTGACCTTGCTCAAGGAATGGGCCGCGCAAGGTCAGTTGACCATGCCGGTGATCATGATGTCCGGTCACGCCACGATCGATACCGCAGTCGAAGCGACCAAGATCGGCGCACTCAATTTTCTCGAGAAGCCGATCGCGTTGCAGAAGCTGCTGAAGGCGGTCGAGCAGGGCCTCGCGCGCGGCAATGCAGCGGGTGCGCCGGGCGGTGCGGCGGCCAAACCGGCGCTGCCGGTCAGTGCGTCGGCGGTGGCCTCGGCGGCCGCGTTGCCGATGCTCTCCACCGACGGCATGGGCAGCGGCGCGCTGGCTGCGCAAACCGCCTCGATCTCGTTCGACATTCCGCTGCGCGACGCACGCGACGCGTTCGAGCGCGCGTACTTCGAGTATCACCTCGCGCGTGAGAACGGCAGCATGACGCGCGTCGCGGAGAAGACCGGGCTCGAGCGTACGCACCTGTATCGCAAGCTCAAGCAGCTCGGCGTCGATCTCGGCAAGAACAAAGGCGAATGA
- the htpX gene encoding zinc metalloprotease HtpX encodes MFNWVKTAMLMAAITALFIVIGGMIGGSRGMMIALVIALGMNFFSYWFSDKMVLRMYNAQEVDETSAPQFYRMVRELATRANLPMPRVYLINEDAPNAFATGRNPEHAAVAATTGILRVLSEREMRGVMAHELAHVKHRDILISTVSATMAGAISALANFAMFFGSRDENGRSTNPIAGIAVALLAPIAGALIQMAISRAREFEADRGGAQISGDPQALASALDKIHRYASGIPFPVAEQHPATAQMMIMNPLSGGGIGKLFSTHPATEERVARLMEMARTGRFE; translated from the coding sequence ATGTTCAATTGGGTCAAAACCGCGATGTTGATGGCCGCGATCACGGCCCTTTTCATCGTGATCGGCGGAATGATCGGTGGGTCGCGCGGCATGATGATCGCGCTCGTGATCGCGCTGGGAATGAATTTCTTCTCGTACTGGTTCTCGGACAAGATGGTGCTGCGCATGTACAACGCGCAGGAAGTCGACGAAACCAGCGCGCCGCAGTTTTACCGCATGGTGCGCGAGCTCGCCACGCGCGCGAACCTGCCCATGCCGCGCGTCTACCTGATCAACGAAGACGCACCGAACGCCTTCGCCACGGGCCGCAACCCGGAGCACGCGGCGGTTGCCGCCACCACCGGCATTCTGCGCGTGCTGTCCGAGCGCGAAATGCGTGGCGTGATGGCGCACGAACTGGCGCACGTGAAGCACCGCGACATTCTGATTTCGACGGTGTCGGCCACCATGGCGGGCGCGATTTCAGCGCTGGCGAACTTCGCGATGTTTTTCGGTAGCCGCGACGAAAACGGCCGTTCCACGAATCCGATCGCGGGTATCGCGGTTGCGCTGCTGGCGCCGATCGCCGGCGCGCTGATTCAGATGGCGATTTCGCGCGCACGCGAATTCGAAGCGGACCGTGGCGGCGCGCAGATTTCGGGCGATCCGCAAGCGCTCGCTTCGGCGCTCGACAAGATTCATCGCTATGCAAGCGGGATTCCGTTCCCGGTCGCCGAGCAGCATCCGGCCACCGCGCAGATGATGATCATGAATCCGCTGTCGGGTGGTGGCATTGGCAAGCTGTTTTCGACACACCCGGCTACCGAAGAACGCGTCGCGCGGTTGATGGAAATGGCGCGTACCGGGCGCTTCGAATAA